The following are encoded together in the Pseudoalteromonas ulvae UL12 genome:
- the rplQ gene encoding 50S ribosomal protein L17: MRHRKSGRQLNRNSSHRKAMFSNMAGSLVKHEIIKTTLPKAKELRRVIEPLITLAKTDSVANRRLAFARTRDNEVVGKLFNELGPRFEGRPGGYTRILKCGFRAGDNAPMAYVELVGRVSTTEEVQEDAQSAE; this comes from the coding sequence ATGCGCCATCGTAAGAGTGGTCGTCAATTAAATCGCAATAGCAGCCATCGTAAAGCGATGTTTAGCAATATGGCAGGTTCTTTGGTGAAGCACGAAATCATCAAAACAACTTTACCAAAAGCTAAAGAGTTGCGTCGTGTAATTGAGCCTTTAATCACACTGGCTAAGACTGATAGCGTTGCAAATCGCCGTTTAGCGTTTGCTCGCACGCGTGATAACGAAGTTGTTGGTAAATTGTTTAACGAGCTAGGCCCTCGCTTTGAAGGTCGTCCTGGTGGTTACACTCGTATTTTGAAGTGTGGCTTCCGTGCTGGTGACAATGCTCCAATGGCTTATGTTGAACTAGTAGGTCGTGTTTCTACGACTGAAGAAGTTCAAGAAGACGCACAGTCTGCAGAGTAA
- a CDS encoding DNA-directed RNA polymerase subunit alpha: MQGSVTEFLKPRLVEIDAVSPTRSKVVLEPLERGFGHTLGNALRRILLSSMPGCAVTEVEIDGVLHEYSAKEGVQEDIIEILLNLKSLAVTLEGKDEVFLTLTKSGVGPVTAADIQHDGDVTICNPDHVICHLTTDSSNISMRIRVERGRGYVPASNRLSSDDDERPIGRLLLDASFSPVERIAYSVESARVEQRTDLDKLIIDMETNGTLDPEEAIRRASTILAEQLDAFVDLRDVSEPEAKEEKPEFDPILLRPVDDLELTVRSANCLKAEQIQYIGDLVQRTEVELLKTPNLGKKSLTEIKDVLASRGLSLGMRLENWPPASLAE, from the coding sequence ATGCAGGGTTCTGTAACCGAATTCCTAAAGCCAAGATTAGTCGAAATCGACGCAGTCTCACCAACACGCTCTAAAGTTGTTTTAGAGCCGTTAGAGCGTGGCTTTGGTCACACTCTTGGTAACGCTTTACGCCGTATATTACTTTCATCTATGCCAGGATGCGCAGTGACAGAAGTCGAAATCGATGGCGTATTGCACGAGTACAGCGCGAAAGAAGGCGTACAAGAAGACATCATTGAAATATTGTTAAACCTTAAAAGTTTAGCGGTTACTCTAGAAGGTAAAGATGAAGTTTTCCTTACCCTGACAAAATCAGGCGTAGGCCCTGTAACTGCGGCAGACATTCAGCATGATGGTGATGTTACGATCTGTAATCCAGATCACGTTATTTGTCACTTAACGACAGATAGCAGCAATATCAGCATGCGTATACGTGTTGAACGTGGTCGTGGTTATGTTCCTGCATCTAACCGTTTATCCTCTGATGACGATGAGCGCCCAATAGGCCGTTTGTTGCTTGATGCATCATTCAGCCCGGTTGAGCGTATTGCGTACTCGGTTGAGTCAGCTCGTGTTGAACAACGTACAGATTTAGATAAGTTAATTATCGACATGGAAACTAACGGTACACTGGATCCTGAAGAAGCGATCCGTCGTGCCTCAACAATCTTAGCTGAACAGCTAGATGCATTCGTAGATTTACGTGATGTTTCAGAGCCAGAAGCGAAAGAAGAGAAGCCAGAATTCGATCCGATTCTACTTCGTCCTGTCGATGATCTTGAATTAACTGTACGTTCAGCGAACTGTTTGAAAGCCGAGCAAATTCAATATATCGGTGATTTAGTTCAGCGCACTGAAGTTGAGCTTCTTAAAACACCTAATTTAGGTAAGAAGTCTCTAACAGAAATTAAAGACGTGCTAGCTTCTCGTGGTCTATCTCTAGGCATGCGCCTTGAGAATTGGCCGCCAGCAAGCCTTGCTGAATAA